From Gemmatimonadaceae bacterium, one genomic window encodes:
- a CDS encoding YbdD/YjiX family protein — MRSWSRLRTNIRAIGTVTRRVIGVPDYERYLAHLRQCHPGERPVSRKEFSRQRLEEKYSRPGARCC, encoded by the coding sequence ATGCGATCTTGGTCCCGACTGCGCACCAATATCCGGGCCATCGGAACGGTCACCCGCCGCGTCATCGGCGTGCCCGACTACGAGCGCTATCTGGCCCACCTCCGCCAATGCCATCCCGGCGAGCGGCCGGTATCGCGAAAGGAATTCTCGCGGCAGCGGCTCGAGGAGAAGTATTCCAGACCCGGAGCGCGGTGTTGTTGA
- a CDS encoding putative ABC exporter domain-containing protein: MVTGAFFYLTWTSFRNRIVHRIRQSKNPRYALAIIIGVAYFYFIFWRNPRSAKAQSFPLLGDGGHLLVLGGLVLGAVSMWLFGGDSTALAFTQAEASMLFPAPVSRRQLVGYKLVRGQVPLLFNTLIWVLLVNAGQGGLPAWARGIGFWILFCTIYLHRLGSSLVRTSWAEHGRQGVRRHVLSLAAFTVVVVGVAASLVPSIGPLREAADLSGRVAVLSATVSQAPARYVLWPFAAVIGPVFAMSTSAWLAAVPAAVFMLLVHVWWVLRTDTAFEEAALAATAQRAQKLAAMRGRRAALSGGSAGGVAPRQPARARGTTGIPLAPTGHPAVAIVWKNIACLRRTSQQRQLIAPVLMALVIGFVSGSKLGALSGIVSALFAFAAVMVLMGPLMLRGDLRQDLQHLAELKTLPFSGTTVVAAEVLSVSVPLAVVQAVALGAAALVAQAGGLQWAPPGMQLAIAVGALPVLLAFNAGSVTIQNGMPILFPGWARLGTVVPGGVEMMGQMILIMGFYLVLLALLLLVPVAMAIVAIGTLKLNGPLAVAGTMVTGSAALAFELQGVLQWLGRTFERLEPNSTGG; the protein is encoded by the coding sequence ATGGTCACCGGCGCCTTCTTCTATCTCACCTGGACGAGTTTTCGCAACCGGATCGTCCACCGGATCCGACAGTCGAAGAACCCGCGTTACGCGCTCGCCATCATCATCGGGGTGGCGTACTTCTACTTCATCTTCTGGCGCAATCCGCGAAGCGCCAAGGCCCAGTCATTCCCATTGCTCGGCGACGGCGGCCATCTGCTCGTACTCGGTGGACTGGTGCTGGGCGCGGTGTCCATGTGGCTATTCGGTGGTGACAGCACGGCGCTCGCGTTCACCCAGGCCGAGGCGTCGATGCTGTTCCCGGCGCCCGTGTCGCGGCGCCAGCTCGTGGGGTACAAGCTCGTGCGTGGACAGGTACCGCTGCTGTTCAACACGCTGATCTGGGTGCTCCTGGTGAATGCGGGGCAGGGTGGCCTCCCGGCGTGGGCGCGGGGCATCGGCTTCTGGATCCTGTTCTGCACCATCTATCTGCACCGGCTGGGGTCGTCACTGGTGCGCACGTCGTGGGCGGAGCACGGCCGGCAGGGCGTGCGGCGCCACGTGCTGTCGCTGGCCGCGTTCACGGTCGTGGTGGTGGGGGTGGCCGCGAGTCTCGTGCCGAGCATCGGGCCGTTGCGCGAGGCGGCCGATCTGAGCGGGCGCGTGGCGGTGCTCAGCGCCACGGTGTCACAGGCACCGGCCCGCTACGTGCTCTGGCCGTTCGCCGCCGTGATCGGTCCCGTGTTCGCCATGTCCACATCGGCCTGGCTGGCCGCGGTGCCCGCCGCCGTGTTCATGCTGCTCGTGCACGTCTGGTGGGTGCTGCGCACGGATACGGCGTTCGAGGAAGCGGCGCTGGCGGCCACCGCGCAGCGCGCACAAAAGCTCGCGGCGATGCGCGGACGCCGGGCCGCCCTGTCTGGCGGGAGCGCCGGCGGGGTTGCGCCCCGCCAACCGGCTCGTGCGCGCGGCACCACGGGCATTCCGCTGGCCCCCACCGGGCATCCGGCGGTGGCGATCGTGTGGAAGAACATCGCCTGCCTGCGGCGTACATCGCAGCAGCGGCAGCTCATCGCCCCGGTGCTGATGGCCCTCGTCATCGGGTTCGTAAGCGGATCCAAACTGGGAGCGCTGAGTGGAATCGTGAGTGCGCTGTTCGCGTTCGCGGCGGTGATGGTGCTGATGGGCCCGCTGATGCTGCGCGGCGATCTGCGGCAGGACCTCCAGCATCTCGCGGAACTGAAGACGCTTCCGTTCAGCGGAACGACCGTCGTCGCCGCCGAGGTGTTGAGCGTGTCGGTGCCGTTGGCCGTGGTGCAGGCGGTGGCGTTGGGCGCCGCCGCGCTGGTGGCACAGGCGGGTGGGCTGCAATGGGCGCCGCCAGGTATGCAGCTCGCGATCGCGGTCGGGGCATTGCCCGTGTTGCTGGCGTTCAATGCGGGCAGCGTGACGATCCAGAACGGAATGCCGATTCTCTTTCCGGGGTGGGCCCGGTTGGGGACGGTCGTCCCGGGTGGCGTGGAGATGATGGGGCAGATGATCCTCATCATGGGTTTCTATCTCGTGCTGCTCGCGTTACTCCTGCTCGTGCCGGTGGCAATGGCGATCGTGGCGATCGGTACGCTGAAACTCAACGGTCCGCTCGCCGTGGCCGGGACGATGGTGACCGGGAGCGCGGCGCTGGCGTTCGAACTTCAGGGTGTCCTGCAGTGGCTCGGCCGGACGTTCGAGCGCCTCGAGCCGAACTCGACGGGCGGGTAG
- a CDS encoding isocitrate/isopropylmalate family dehydrogenase, whose protein sequence is MGIPVTLIPGDGIGPSITSATVRILEAAGADIDWDPQVAGMAAVARYNDPLPDATLDSIKRTRLALKGPLETPVGEGFRSINVALRKTFDLFANVRPAYSIVHGGRFDNIDLVLIRENTEGLYVGVEHYVKVGDDPKAVAESTAIITRSGCERIVRYAFEYAMTHKRRKVTLVHKANILKYTSGLFLDVGRQIAHEYDHIQCDDVIVDAMAMNLVMRPETYDVIVTTNLFGDILSDEISGLVGGLGLAPGANIGLQGAIFEAVHGTAPDIAGKGIANPASVILAACMLLEHVGDGERGLVVRTALEETIRERKRVTRDLGGTASTDEFTDAIIARL, encoded by the coding sequence ATGGGCATTCCGGTCACGCTGATTCCGGGCGACGGCATCGGGCCGTCGATCACGAGCGCCACGGTGCGGATTCTCGAAGCCGCCGGCGCCGACATCGACTGGGACCCACAAGTGGCCGGCATGGCCGCCGTGGCCAGGTACAACGATCCGCTTCCCGACGCCACGCTCGACTCGATCAAGCGCACGCGGCTGGCGCTCAAGGGTCCCCTCGAGACACCTGTCGGGGAGGGATTTCGCTCCATCAACGTCGCGTTGCGCAAGACGTTCGACCTGTTCGCCAACGTGCGGCCGGCGTACTCGATCGTCCACGGTGGCCGGTTCGACAACATCGACCTCGTGCTGATTCGTGAGAACACCGAAGGGTTGTACGTGGGCGTGGAGCACTACGTCAAGGTGGGAGACGACCCGAAGGCGGTGGCCGAGTCCACGGCCATCATCACCCGCTCGGGCTGCGAACGGATCGTGCGTTACGCGTTCGAGTACGCGATGACGCACAAGCGCCGGAAGGTGACGCTCGTCCACAAGGCCAACATCCTCAAGTACACGTCCGGGCTGTTCCTCGACGTGGGCCGCCAGATCGCGCACGAGTACGACCACATCCAGTGCGACGATGTGATCGTGGACGCGATGGCGATGAACCTCGTCATGCGACCCGAGACGTACGACGTGATCGTGACCACGAATCTGTTCGGCGACATCCTGTCCGACGAGATCTCCGGGCTCGTGGGCGGGCTGGGGCTGGCGCCGGGCGCCAACATCGGCCTTCAGGGCGCGATCTTCGAGGCCGTGCACGGCACGGCGCCCGACATCGCGGGCAAGGGCATCGCCAACCCGGCGTCGGTGATCCTCGCCGCCTGCATGTTGCTCGAACACGTCGGAGACGGCGAACGCGGCCTGGTCGTGCGCACCGCCCTCGAGGAGACGATCCGCGAGAGGAAGCGCGTGACGCGCGATCTGGGCGGCACGGCCAGCACCGACGAATTCACCGACGCGATCATCGCCAGACTGTGA
- a CDS encoding metallophosphoesterase, producing MTRLTLFHCSDLHFGHPAVPAQYEALEALIQEQRYDVVAISGDLSQRARAGEFQRARVFIQRAERVSRVIVVPGNHDVAWWFAPLGLGDDMALLAKYRRYIDDDAEPVLRLPGAVVAGINTAHGVRWSTLTWNPRDISIIGHLDRVQLDRLHATFADAPPDALRVVVMHHNPMKGELSGRYGLKHSRRLLTEFASLGVDLVLCGHDHQEAVHFVEHTAKGTVISTAGTVSARSRGGRPSSVNSITATADAIVVDTLIWSDAARGFQPGPSQRFAR from the coding sequence GTGACCCGGCTGACGCTCTTCCACTGCTCCGACCTGCACTTCGGCCACCCCGCGGTGCCGGCGCAGTACGAGGCGCTCGAAGCGCTGATCCAGGAACAGCGGTACGACGTGGTCGCCATCTCGGGCGATCTGTCGCAGCGCGCGCGGGCCGGCGAGTTCCAACGCGCGCGAGTGTTCATCCAGCGGGCCGAACGGGTGAGCCGGGTGATCGTGGTGCCGGGCAATCACGATGTGGCCTGGTGGTTCGCGCCGCTCGGGCTGGGCGACGATATGGCCCTCCTTGCCAAGTACCGTCGCTATATCGACGACGACGCGGAGCCGGTGCTGCGCTTGCCCGGCGCCGTGGTCGCCGGCATCAACACCGCGCATGGTGTGCGGTGGAGCACGCTCACCTGGAACCCGCGCGACATCTCGATCATCGGCCATCTGGACCGCGTCCAGCTCGACCGGCTGCACGCGACCTTCGCGGATGCGCCGCCGGACGCCCTGCGGGTGGTGGTGATGCACCACAACCCGATGAAGGGCGAACTATCGGGGCGCTACGGGCTCAAGCACTCGCGCCGCCTGCTCACCGAATTCGCCTCCCTGGGCGTGGACCTCGTGCTGTGCGGCCACGATCATCAGGAAGCCGTGCACTTCGTAGAGCACACTGCCAAGGGCACCGTGATCTCCACGGCAGGCACGGTCTCTGCCCGCTCGCGCGGCGGCCGGCCGTCCTCGGTGAACAGCATCACGGCCACCGCTGACGCGATCGTGGTGGACACCCTGATCTGGTCGGACGCCGCCCGCGGCTTCCAGCCGGGACCGTCGCAACGCTTCGCTCGTTGA
- a CDS encoding SprT-like domain-containing protein: MRLLRRGADPAQLELALAGAPRTAEEMLARLRTLGLRRIDRCTLTRNRTVMVSVGGGEIRVHEGYLDAPEPVLRAIVVFMQGRTRAERRDARRAIIAAAAVAHVQPRPPERTHPDDEALVARLQALHVRLNAERFDGTLRAVPVRVSRRMRSRLGHYVPAGEHTTVEIVVSRRHIQRDGWDDAVDTLLHEMVHQWQDESGLRVDHRATFRRKAREVGATPAAKRVVDQPRPPRRLAG, translated from the coding sequence ATGCGTCTGCTGCGCCGCGGCGCCGACCCGGCGCAACTCGAACTGGCCTTGGCCGGTGCGCCACGAACCGCCGAGGAGATGCTGGCCCGACTGCGCACGCTGGGCCTCCGCCGGATCGACCGCTGCACGCTCACCCGGAACCGCACGGTCATGGTGAGCGTGGGCGGTGGCGAGATCCGCGTGCACGAGGGCTACCTCGACGCGCCCGAGCCGGTGCTGCGGGCCATCGTCGTGTTCATGCAGGGCCGCACCCGGGCCGAGCGTCGGGACGCCCGACGCGCGATCATCGCAGCGGCGGCGGTGGCCCACGTGCAGCCGCGGCCGCCGGAGCGAACGCACCCCGACGACGAGGCGCTGGTAGCACGCCTGCAGGCGCTGCACGTGCGCCTCAACGCCGAACGGTTCGACGGCACGCTCCGCGCCGTCCCGGTGCGTGTATCGCGGCGCATGCGTTCTCGGCTCGGCCATTACGTGCCGGCCGGCGAGCACACGACCGTCGAGATCGTCGTCAGCCGGCGCCACATCCAGCGGGATGGTTGGGACGATGCGGTGGACACCCTGCTGCACGAGATGGTGCACCAGTGGCAGGACGAATCGGGGCTGCGCGTGGACCACCGCGCCACCTTTCGCCGCAAGGCGCGCGAAGTGGGCGCGACACCAGCGGCCAAGCGGGTGGTGGATCAGCCGCGGCCCCCGCGGCGGCTGGCTGGCTGA
- a CDS encoding MFS transporter, translating to MSPPHAPRTPPTSSASPPRLARNVVALGLVSFFTDMSSEMIYPLLPVFLTVTLGASAAFVGAIEGTAESVSALLKLASGWWSDRARQRKPLVLAGYLLASMTRPLVAVAQTAGQVLAIRVTDRVGKGLRTSPRDALIADSVDVSIRGRAFGFQRAWDNAGAVAGPVIAFLLLQWEGLTLRHVFWLALVPGVFAIATLMWGVREVPRNPTRSGTGAPLDLSQRMGGRFWAFMAVIFVFTLGNSTDAFLLLRAKQLGVPLALTPIIWALLNAVKSLTNTPGGALSDRMGRRPTLVIGWLFYAAVYLAFAHASRQWHAWVLFAVYGIYFGFTEGAERALVSDLVPAARRGTAFGWFNLAVGIGALPASLIFGVIWDRVSPAAAFTLGASLAMVAAVGMTVVGGGWRRRDLTPEG from the coding sequence ATGAGCCCGCCGCACGCGCCGCGCACCCCACCGACCTCGTCCGCCAGCCCTCCGCGTCTGGCACGCAATGTGGTCGCGCTCGGTCTGGTGAGCTTCTTCACCGATATGTCGAGCGAGATGATCTACCCGCTCCTGCCGGTGTTCCTCACGGTCACGTTGGGCGCGAGCGCGGCGTTCGTGGGGGCCATCGAGGGAACCGCCGAGTCGGTGTCGGCGCTACTCAAGCTGGCCAGCGGGTGGTGGTCCGACCGCGCCCGTCAGCGCAAGCCGTTGGTCCTCGCGGGCTACCTCCTGGCGTCGATGACGCGGCCGCTGGTCGCCGTGGCGCAAACGGCCGGGCAGGTGCTCGCCATCCGCGTCACCGATCGTGTGGGAAAGGGGCTGCGCACTTCGCCGCGCGACGCACTCATTGCCGACTCCGTGGATGTGAGTATTCGCGGCCGCGCGTTCGGGTTCCAGCGGGCGTGGGACAATGCGGGCGCGGTGGCCGGGCCCGTGATTGCCTTTCTTCTGCTGCAATGGGAAGGGTTGACGCTGCGGCACGTGTTCTGGCTTGCACTCGTGCCGGGCGTGTTTGCCATAGCGACGCTGATGTGGGGAGTGCGGGAGGTGCCCAGGAACCCGACGCGGTCCGGGACGGGGGCGCCCCTCGACCTTTCGCAACGCATGGGTGGGCGCTTCTGGGCGTTCATGGCAGTGATCTTCGTGTTCACGTTGGGCAACTCGACCGACGCATTCCTGCTGCTGCGGGCCAAGCAGTTGGGCGTACCCCTAGCCCTCACGCCGATCATCTGGGCGCTGTTGAACGCCGTCAAATCGCTCACCAACACGCCCGGCGGGGCGCTGAGCGACCGGATGGGCCGCCGTCCGACGCTCGTGATCGGATGGCTGTTCTACGCCGCGGTGTACCTGGCTTTCGCCCACGCCTCTCGGCAATGGCACGCGTGGGTGCTGTTCGCCGTGTACGGCATCTATTTCGGATTCACGGAGGGCGCCGAACGGGCCCTGGTGTCGGACCTCGTGCCGGCGGCGCGGCGAGGCACGGCATTCGGGTGGTTCAACCTCGCGGTGGGAATCGGGGCGCTGCCTGCGTCGCTGATCTTCGGCGTGATCTGGGACCGGGTGAGTCCGGCGGCGGCGTTCACGCTGGGGGCGAGTCTGGCGATGGTCGCGGCGGTGGGGATGACGGTGGTGGGAGGAGGTTGGCGGAGAAGGGATCTGACCCCCGAGGGTTGA
- a CDS encoding carbon starvation CstA family protein — MSKLLRIILWIVVAVLGAGSLAWVALAHGESINAAWLLTAAVCTYLVAFRFYGRFIASKVFALDANRRTPAERLDDGRDYVPTNKWIVFGHHFAAIAGPGPLVGPTLAAQFGYLPGAIWIIVGAVLGGAVQDFVILCASVRRDGKTLGQMAKEEIGPVAGYTALVAVLGIMIVLIAVLGLVVVNALKASPWGTITIGLTVPIALLMGVYLRWIRPGRVLEASAIGLTLLVVALYAGRWVAEDPALAATFTLSGTTLAVIVMGYGFAASVLPVWLLLAPRDYLSAFVKIGVVLTLGIGILVVLPPLHMPALTRFTDGTGPIFAGKVFPFAFITIACGAISGFHALIASGTTPKLLQRETDAPLIGYGGMLMESFVAIMALIAACALSPGVFFAINAPASALGTTVQSASAAVAQWGFTVSPAELTQLAKSVGETTLLSRTGGAPSLAVGMAQLFSGALSGGGAMALWYHFAIMFEALFILTTLDAGTRVGRFMLQDLGRHVWEPFGRVSWYPAVLLSSAIFVALWGHFLYQGVIDPLGGINSLWPLFGISNQLLAAVALCVGTTVIIKMGKARYAWVTLLPLAWLVVVTMAAGWEKMFSPDPHLGFIAHAWSLGAAIDAGALPAGVATAAAGHRMMFNDYLDAAVAAFFMVSVVVILADSMRSWYGVISGRVPAVSSEVPAEPATTGG, encoded by the coding sequence ATGTCGAAGCTGCTGCGCATTATCCTCTGGATAGTGGTCGCCGTGCTCGGCGCCGGTTCGCTCGCCTGGGTCGCGTTGGCCCACGGCGAGTCGATCAATGCCGCCTGGCTGCTCACCGCCGCCGTATGCACGTACCTGGTGGCGTTCCGGTTCTATGGCCGCTTCATCGCCAGCAAGGTGTTCGCGCTCGACGCCAATCGACGCACACCGGCAGAGCGGCTCGACGACGGGCGCGATTACGTGCCCACCAACAAGTGGATCGTGTTCGGACATCACTTTGCGGCCATCGCCGGCCCCGGGCCACTCGTCGGGCCCACACTCGCCGCCCAGTTCGGCTACCTCCCCGGCGCTATCTGGATCATCGTCGGCGCCGTGCTGGGCGGCGCTGTGCAGGACTTCGTCATCCTCTGCGCGTCGGTGCGCCGAGATGGCAAGACGCTCGGACAGATGGCCAAGGAGGAGATCGGACCGGTGGCCGGCTACACGGCCCTGGTCGCGGTGCTGGGCATCATGATCGTGCTGATCGCCGTGCTCGGCCTCGTCGTGGTCAACGCCCTCAAAGCGAGCCCCTGGGGCACGATCACCATCGGGCTCACCGTCCCCATCGCCTTGCTCATGGGCGTGTACCTGCGCTGGATTCGGCCCGGCCGCGTCCTCGAAGCCAGTGCCATCGGACTCACGCTCCTCGTCGTGGCGCTGTACGCGGGCCGCTGGGTGGCCGAGGATCCGGCCCTGGCGGCCACGTTCACGCTGAGCGGCACGACGCTGGCCGTGATCGTGATGGGGTACGGATTCGCGGCGTCCGTGCTCCCGGTCTGGCTGTTGCTCGCACCCCGCGACTACCTCTCGGCGTTCGTGAAGATCGGGGTGGTGCTCACGCTGGGTATCGGTATTCTCGTCGTGCTCCCGCCACTGCACATGCCGGCGCTCACGCGATTCACCGACGGCACGGGCCCCATCTTCGCCGGCAAAGTGTTCCCGTTCGCGTTCATCACGATCGCCTGCGGCGCCATCTCGGGGTTCCATGCGCTCATCGCGTCAGGGACCACACCCAAGCTGCTGCAGCGCGAGACCGACGCTCCGCTCATCGGCTACGGAGGCATGCTGATGGAGTCGTTCGTGGCGATCATGGCGTTGATCGCCGCCTGCGCACTCAGCCCAGGGGTGTTCTTCGCGATCAACGCTCCGGCCAGCGCGCTCGGCACCACCGTCCAGAGTGCCTCGGCGGCCGTGGCTCAGTGGGGATTCACCGTGTCACCCGCCGAGCTGACGCAGCTCGCCAAGAGTGTGGGAGAGACGACGCTGCTGTCGCGCACCGGGGGCGCGCCCAGCCTGGCCGTGGGCATGGCGCAGCTCTTCTCAGGGGCATTGAGTGGGGGCGGCGCGATGGCGCTCTGGTACCACTTTGCCATCATGTTCGAGGCCCTGTTCATCCTCACCACCCTCGACGCCGGCACGCGGGTGGGCCGGTTCATGTTGCAGGATCTCGGACGTCACGTCTGGGAACCGTTCGGCCGCGTGTCCTGGTATCCCGCGGTGCTCCTCTCGAGCGCCATCTTCGTCGCGTTGTGGGGCCACTTTCTGTACCAGGGCGTTATCGACCCGCTGGGCGGCATCAATTCGCTCTGGCCGCTGTTCGGCATCTCCAATCAACTGCTGGCTGCGGTAGCGCTGTGCGTGGGCACGACCGTGATCATCAAGATGGGCAAGGCGCGCTACGCTTGGGTGACCCTCCTGCCGCTCGCCTGGCTGGTGGTCGTGACCATGGCGGCGGGGTGGGAAAAGATGTTCTCGCCCGACCCGCACCTGGGGTTCATCGCTCACGCCTGGTCGCTGGGTGCCGCGATCGACGCCGGGGCACTCCCCGCCGGCGTCGCCACCGCCGCGGCCGGGCACCGCATGATGTTCAACGATTATCTGGATGCTGCCGTCGCCGCCTTCTTCATGGTGTCGGTGGTGGTCATCCTCGCCGACTCGATGCGCAGTTGGTACGGCGTGATCAGCGGGCGCGTGCCCGCCGTGTCTTCGGAAGTCCCGGCCGAACCGGCGACGACTGGCGGCTGA
- a CDS encoding M20/M25/M40 family metallo-hydrolase, protein MHLSSRRHADAFAALAPARAHLAARDEDVLRVQIAVAQVAAPTGDEGERAAWVRDRFAALGLAGVRIDDAGNVIGRRPGRRPDDPVVVCAHLDTVFPRGTLLTVRRDGRRFSGPGITDNGRGLAVMLALAESIDGRGVPLDRPVEFVGTTGEEGNGDLRGVKRYFARLADRPAGMIAIDGAGDERIIHRALGSRRYRVTFSGPGGHSWAAFGAPNAIHAAAAATARLAAVPLSTMPRTTLSVGRIGGGISVNAIPDHAWIELDVRSAGPRMLDRLEAEVHRAVGAAAAEENARRSENTAPLTATVTRIGDRPGGETAADHPLVAAAQAITQLAGCDPELAIASTDANVPIGLGIPAIAIGGGGRGGGAHSAAEWFENVNGTRGVSRALAIVLAASHAAG, encoded by the coding sequence ATGCACCTGTCTTCCCGACGACACGCCGACGCCTTCGCGGCGCTCGCTCCCGCGCGCGCTCATCTTGCCGCGCGCGACGAGGACGTGCTGCGCGTCCAGATCGCCGTGGCCCAAGTCGCGGCGCCCACCGGCGACGAGGGGGAACGGGCCGCATGGGTGCGAGACCGGTTTGCCGCGCTCGGCCTGGCTGGTGTGCGCATCGACGACGCCGGAAACGTCATCGGGCGCCGGCCGGGCCGCCGACCCGACGACCCGGTCGTCGTCTGTGCACATCTCGACACGGTCTTTCCGCGTGGCACGCTGCTCACGGTGCGCCGTGACGGCCGCCGATTTTCCGGGCCCGGCATCACCGACAACGGACGCGGCCTGGCCGTGATGCTCGCTCTGGCCGAGTCGATCGACGGGCGCGGTGTCCCCCTGGACCGGCCGGTGGAATTCGTGGGCACCACCGGCGAGGAGGGCAATGGCGATCTGCGCGGTGTGAAACGCTACTTCGCCCGCCTCGCCGACCGGCCGGCCGGCATGATCGCCATCGACGGTGCTGGCGACGAACGCATCATCCACCGCGCCCTCGGAAGTCGGCGCTATCGCGTCACCTTCAGTGGTCCGGGCGGACACAGTTGGGCGGCGTTCGGCGCACCCAACGCGATTCACGCCGCGGCGGCGGCCACCGCGCGGCTGGCCGCCGTACCGCTCTCGACCATGCCACGGACCACGCTCAGCGTAGGGCGCATCGGTGGCGGGATTTCCGTGAACGCGATTCCCGACCACGCCTGGATCGAGCTCGACGTGCGATCGGCCGGTCCACGTATGCTCGACCGCCTCGAAGCGGAGGTGCACCGCGCCGTGGGAGCGGCGGCCGCCGAGGAGAACGCGCGCCGCTCGGAGAACACCGCCCCGCTCACCGCGACCGTCACGCGCATCGGAGACCGGCCCGGCGGTGAGACCGCGGCCGACCACCCACTGGTCGCGGCCGCCCAGGCAATCACGCAGTTGGCCGGCTGCGACCCGGAGTTGGCGATCGCATCCACGGACGCCAACGTGCCGATCGGACTCGGGATTCCCGCAATCGCGATCGGCGGCGGCGGGCGCGGCGGCGGCGCGCATTCCGCGGCCGAGTGGTTCGAGAACGTGAACGGCACGCGCGGTGTGTCGCGCGCGCTGGCCATCGTGCTCGCCGCGTCGCACGCGGCCGGCTGA